A stretch of Lathyrus oleraceus cultivar Zhongwan6 chromosome 6, CAAS_Psat_ZW6_1.0, whole genome shotgun sequence DNA encodes these proteins:
- the LOC127096736 gene encoding dormancy-associated protein homolog 3 isoform X1, with the protein MSLLDHLWDDTVAGPLPENGLGKLRKHPSFLSRSISDKESEGGNVRSYGGDSLEGAVKVTRSIMIVKPAGYQSPSGSAPASPAGSTPPLSPFSGKELESRFVFEEGQYQMRTRARSRQAKTDQALLLLSMCDK; encoded by the exons ATGAGCCTTCTCGATCACTTGTGGGATGACACCGTCGCCGGACCTTTGCCGGAGAATGGTCTCGGCAAGCTCCGAAAACACCCTTCCTTCCTTTCCCGATCTATCTCCGACAAGG AATCAGAGGGTGGAAACGTGAGATCCTACGGTGGGGATTCGTTAGAGGGTGCAGTGAAAGTGACACGTAGTATCATGATAGTGAAACCAGCTGGGTACCAGAGTCCAAGTGGATCAGCTCCGGCTTCCCCCGCTGGTTCTACTCCGCCGCTATCTCCGTTTTCCGGTAAG GAGCTAGAGAGCCGTTTCGTTTTCGAAGAAGGTCAATATCAGATGCGTACGAGAGCGAGGTCAAGACAGGCCAAAACAGACCAAGCTCTTCTTCTCCTTTCGATGTGTGATAAGTGA
- the LOC127096736 gene encoding dormancy-associated protein homolog 3 isoform X2, with the protein MSLLDHLWDDTVAGPLPENGLGKLRKHPSFLSRSISDKESEGGNVRSYGGDSLEGAVKVTRSIMIVKPAGYQSPSGSAPASPAGSTPPLSPFSGAREPFRFRRRSISDAYESEVKTGQNRPSSSSPFDV; encoded by the exons ATGAGCCTTCTCGATCACTTGTGGGATGACACCGTCGCCGGACCTTTGCCGGAGAATGGTCTCGGCAAGCTCCGAAAACACCCTTCCTTCCTTTCCCGATCTATCTCCGACAAGG AATCAGAGGGTGGAAACGTGAGATCCTACGGTGGGGATTCGTTAGAGGGTGCAGTGAAAGTGACACGTAGTATCATGATAGTGAAACCAGCTGGGTACCAGAGTCCAAGTGGATCAGCTCCGGCTTCCCCCGCTGGTTCTACTCCGCCGCTATCTCCGTTTTCCG GAGCTAGAGAGCCGTTTCGTTTTCGAAGAAGGTCAATATCAGATGCGTACGAGAGCGAGGTCAAGACAGGCCAAAACAGACCAAGCTCTTCTTCTCCTTTCGATGTGTGA